Within the Fibrobacter sp. genome, the region TTCAGCACAAGCGATGGCATCGGAGAATGCCTGATGATGATCCAGTTGGATATTCAAATGTCTGCACACATCGGGCAATTTGGTAGGATAGATATTCCATCGATGTCTTGCAAGGTTGACAGTACAAAGAAATCTGGTTTTCGGTACTGGTATACCGGCATTGGCACAGCAGGTATGCAGTACCGACCTGTCAAAAGAGGCGTTGTGGGCAGCGATAAAATCTACCCCTGTGATCAGCTTTTCTATCTCCGGCCAGACAGTAGAAAACTCAGGCTGACTTTTCACATCCTCCCAGGTAATCCCGTGCAGGTATGAAAACGCAAAGTTTTTTCGAGGGGGGCGTATCAAAGATGAAAACTTGCCTGCAAGCACACCGTTTTC harbors:
- a CDS encoding 3'-5' exonuclease → MPGHPFIRFSTFTAIDFETADYYRDSACAVAAVRYENGVLAGKFSSLIRPPRKNFAFSYLHGITWEDVKSQPEFSTVWPEIEKLITGVDFIAAHNASFDRSVLHTCCANAGIPVPKTRFLCTVNLARHRWNIYPTKLPDVCRHLNIQLDHHQAFSDAIACAEIVLRIRDNTVPLEAFI